From the Streptomyces pluripotens genome, one window contains:
- a CDS encoding SCO4402 family protein, whose protein sequence is MTVQAPVNSSRHGRRSSTMGGMALNDMPWWRWRSNVRSALHMLSDPVFQRDVWLAGVDGYGDVTDAVYRLVEDTWLDNWSAAKYVGTIFRDSQEAALVDTAVLRVLRIMHQVGPDAPVAVYVDHHGWPEAVRAARDAHLRLAAGDGDDPDTPPRSLEALRIMTGAG, encoded by the coding sequence ATGACCGTGCAAGCTCCGGTGAACTCTTCCCGTCATGGCCGTCGCTCCTCCACCATGGGCGGCATGGCCCTGAACGACATGCCGTGGTGGCGCTGGCGCAGCAATGTGCGCTCGGCGTTGCACATGCTCTCCGACCCGGTCTTCCAACGGGACGTCTGGCTGGCCGGTGTGGACGGGTACGGCGACGTCACCGACGCCGTGTACCGGCTGGTGGAGGACACCTGGCTGGACAACTGGTCCGCGGCGAAGTACGTCGGCACGATATTCCGGGACTCGCAGGAGGCGGCTCTCGTTGACACCGCCGTGCTGCGGGTGTTGCGGATCATGCACCAGGTCGGCCCGGACGCGCCGGTCGCCGTGTACGTCGACCACCACGGCTGGCCGGAGGCTGTGCGCGCGGCGCGGGACGCGCACCTGCGCCTCGCGGCGGGTGACGGTGACGACCCGGACACGCCCCCGCGGAGCCTGGAAGCACTGCGGATCATGACTGGCGCCGGGTAG
- a CDS encoding citrate synthase 2, with protein sequence MSDFVPGLEGVIAFETEIAEPDKKGGALRYRGVDIEDLVGNVSFGNVWGLLVDGAFHPGLPPAEPFPIPVHSGDIRVDVQSALAMLAPVWGLRPLLDIDERQAREDLARAAVMALSYVAQSARGQGLPMVPQREIDKAQSVVERFMIRWRGEPDPKHVAAVDAYWTSAAEHGMNASTFTARVIASTGADVAAALSGAVGAMSGPLHGGAPSRVLGMIEEIERTGDAAGYVKTALDRGERLMGFGHRVYRAEDPRARVLRRTAKQLGAPRFEIAEALEKAALEELHNRRPDRVLATNVEFWAAIMLDFAKVPAHMFTSMFTCARTAGWSAHILEQKRTGRLVRPTARYVGPGPRSPRDIEGYSDIADTTR encoded by the coding sequence ATGTCCGATTTCGTACCCGGGCTCGAAGGAGTCATCGCGTTCGAGACGGAGATCGCCGAACCGGACAAGAAGGGCGGCGCCCTGCGCTACCGGGGCGTCGACATCGAGGACCTGGTCGGGAACGTCTCGTTCGGAAACGTGTGGGGGCTGCTGGTCGACGGCGCCTTCCATCCGGGGCTGCCGCCCGCCGAACCGTTCCCGATCCCGGTGCACTCCGGTGACATCCGCGTGGACGTGCAGTCCGCGCTGGCCATGCTCGCGCCGGTGTGGGGCCTACGGCCCCTGCTCGACATCGACGAACGACAGGCGCGGGAGGATCTCGCACGAGCCGCCGTGATGGCGCTGTCGTACGTCGCCCAGTCCGCGCGCGGGCAGGGGCTGCCGATGGTGCCGCAGCGGGAGATCGACAAGGCGCAGTCGGTCGTGGAGCGGTTCATGATCCGGTGGCGCGGCGAGCCGGACCCCAAGCACGTCGCGGCCGTGGACGCGTACTGGACCTCCGCCGCGGAGCACGGCATGAACGCGTCCACCTTTACCGCCCGGGTCATCGCCTCCACCGGCGCGGACGTCGCCGCCGCGTTGTCGGGTGCGGTCGGTGCGATGTCCGGCCCCCTGCACGGGGGTGCACCGTCGCGGGTGCTCGGGATGATCGAGGAGATCGAACGCACCGGGGACGCGGCGGGCTACGTCAAGACGGCCCTGGACCGGGGTGAGCGGCTGATGGGATTCGGGCACCGCGTGTACCGGGCTGAGGACCCGCGGGCGCGGGTGCTGCGGCGTACGGCGAAACAGCTCGGGGCACCGAGGTTCGAGATCGCCGAGGCCCTGGAGAAGGCCGCGCTGGAGGAGTTGCACAACCGGCGGCCGGACCGGGTGCTCGCCACCAACGTGGAGTTCTGGGCTGCCATCATGCTCGATTTCGCCAAAGTGCCGGCGCACATGTTCACGTCGATGTTCACCTGCGCACGGACCGCCGGGTGGTCGGCGCACATCCTTGAGCAGAAGCGGACGGGACGGCTGGTGCGGCCGACGGCGAGGTACGTGGGGCCGGGGCCGCGCAGCCCGCGGGACATCGAGGGGTACTCCGACATCGCCGACACCACCCGCTGA
- a CDS encoding ABC transporter substrate-binding protein: MTGRRRIRSTSLPALTPPARGTVLAAGALALCSSLATGCGVIPGATGGSGDDPVKVMTWAPQGTDATNKPGMPAMARAYAKWINARGGINGRKLQVLTCNDHNDSVGAAKCARRAAAEDVVAVVGSYSQFGDSFLAPLEGADIPYIGGYGVTNDEFTGPMSYPVNGGQPALLAGLGKALAATCGKIALVRPDSIAGDELPVVLDSGLKAGRHAEAGDQLAAEDATEYDGQAEQALRYATEDTGKKGCVVPALGDHTNTFMDSFRRARKNFPEVNTATVLGSVDQTVINATGGASGPYEGAYVTGWYPAASDHRWDQMKKVINEEAFGDNRINPADAGVQTTWIAYTVLKAVLEKIGDGEVSADTVRHTLNGGLHVSTGGLTPTLHWPYEGKLAAVGFPRLVNADVTLQVVHNGKLVAARKGVGGINGTADMTQTLENVDVQ; encoded by the coding sequence ATGACCGGCAGGCGACGCATCCGCAGTACCTCCCTCCCCGCACTCACCCCGCCCGCCAGAGGCACCGTACTGGCCGCGGGTGCCCTGGCCCTGTGCTCGTCGCTCGCCACCGGATGCGGGGTCATCCCCGGTGCCACGGGGGGCTCCGGGGACGACCCGGTCAAGGTCATGACCTGGGCGCCACAGGGCACCGACGCCACCAACAAGCCGGGCATGCCCGCCATGGCCCGCGCCTACGCCAAATGGATCAACGCGCGCGGCGGCATCAACGGCCGCAAGCTCCAGGTCCTGACCTGCAACGACCACAATGACAGCGTGGGCGCGGCCAAGTGCGCCCGGCGTGCGGCGGCCGAGGACGTGGTCGCGGTCGTCGGCTCCTACAGCCAGTTCGGGGACTCCTTCCTCGCCCCGCTGGAGGGCGCCGACATCCCCTACATCGGCGGCTACGGAGTCACCAACGACGAATTCACCGGCCCCATGTCCTACCCGGTCAACGGTGGCCAGCCCGCCCTTCTCGCAGGTCTCGGCAAGGCCCTCGCAGCCACCTGCGGCAAGATCGCCCTGGTCCGCCCCGACAGCATCGCCGGCGACGAACTTCCCGTCGTGCTCGACTCCGGACTCAAGGCCGGTAGACACGCGGAAGCCGGCGACCAGCTCGCCGCCGAGGACGCCACGGAGTACGACGGCCAGGCCGAGCAGGCGCTGCGGTACGCGACTGAGGACACCGGGAAGAAGGGCTGCGTGGTGCCCGCACTCGGAGACCACACGAACACCTTTATGGACTCCTTCCGGCGGGCCCGCAAGAACTTTCCCGAAGTGAACACGGCGACCGTGCTCGGCAGCGTCGATCAGACGGTGATCAACGCGACGGGCGGGGCGTCCGGGCCGTACGAGGGGGCGTACGTCACCGGCTGGTACCCGGCCGCCTCGGACCACCGCTGGGACCAGATGAAGAAGGTGATCAACGAGGAGGCCTTCGGCGACAACCGCATCAACCCCGCGGACGCCGGAGTGCAGACCACCTGGATCGCCTACACCGTGCTCAAGGCCGTCCTGGAGAAGATCGGCGACGGGGAGGTGAGCGCCGACACCGTGCGGCACACCCTCAACGGCGGCCTGCACGTGTCCACCGGCGGCCTCACCCCCACCCTGCACTGGCCCTACGAGGGCAAGCTGGCCGCGGTCGGCTTCCCACGCCTGGTCAACGCGGATGTCACCCTGCAGGTCGTCCACAACGGCAAGCTCGTCGCGGCCCGCAAGGGCGTCGGCGGCATCAACGGCACCGCCGACATGACGCAGACCCTGGAGAACGTCGACGTGCAGTGA
- the pdxH gene encoding pyridoxamine 5'-phosphate oxidase → MTDSEPILDPVLEPAAMRKQYRAEGLTERDLATHPMDQFARWFEDAARATLRGTLYEPNAMVVTTADAAGRPSSRTVLMKQFDTDGFVFFTNYDSRKARDLAENPHICLLFPWHPLARQVIVTGTARRTGRDETAAYFRSRPHGSQLGAWASAQSSVIASRAELDAAYADLEARYPEDEKVPVPPHWGGFRIAPETVEFWQGRVNRLHDRLRYVARPDGSWRVERLSP, encoded by the coding sequence GTGACCGACAGCGAACCCATCCTGGACCCCGTCCTCGAACCCGCCGCCATGCGCAAGCAGTACCGGGCCGAGGGCCTCACCGAACGGGACCTCGCCACGCACCCCATGGACCAGTTCGCCCGCTGGTTCGAGGACGCCGCCCGTGCGACCCTTCGCGGCACGCTCTACGAACCCAACGCGATGGTCGTCACCACAGCGGACGCCGCCGGCCGCCCCAGCTCACGCACGGTCCTGATGAAGCAGTTCGACACCGACGGCTTCGTGTTCTTCACCAACTACGACTCCCGCAAGGCCCGGGACCTCGCGGAGAACCCGCACATCTGCCTGCTCTTCCCCTGGCACCCGCTGGCCCGCCAGGTGATCGTCACCGGTACCGCCCGCCGCACCGGCCGTGACGAGACGGCTGCCTACTTCCGCAGCCGCCCGCACGGCTCCCAGCTCGGTGCCTGGGCCAGCGCCCAGTCCTCGGTGATCGCCTCCCGTGCCGAATTGGACGCGGCTTACGCCGATCTGGAGGCCCGCTATCCCGAGGACGAAAAGGTCCCGGTCCCCCCGCACTGGGGCGGCTTCCGCATCGCTCCCGAGACGGTCGAGTTCTGGCAGGGGCGCGTGAACCGCCTGCACGACCGCCTGCGCTACGTCGCCCGGCCGGACGGTAGCTGGCGGGTGGAACGGCTCAGCCCCTGA
- a CDS encoding alpha/beta fold hydrolase, with translation MARRIDVTGAGGVRLAAWEFADPPKTEPEPGSPGVLLLHGLMGRASHWAPTARWLSERHRAVALDQRGHGQSGKPPQAAYTREAYVQDAEAAVEQLGLAPVLLVGHAMGALTAWQLAAKRPDLVRGLIICDMRASALGTASQQEWADWFRSWPVPFATLADVRKWFGEDDPRAERPNPARGAFYAEVMHESGDGWRPVFESEQMLRSRETWVYDAHWEELAQVGCPALVVRGVDGELGRAEAQEMVRVLPHGAYAEVPDAGHLAHYDHPEAWRAAVSPFLDAVLGS, from the coding sequence ATGGCGCGGCGTATCGACGTGACGGGAGCGGGTGGCGTGCGGCTGGCCGCCTGGGAGTTCGCTGACCCTCCCAAGACCGAGCCGGAACCCGGCTCGCCGGGTGTGCTGTTACTCCACGGGCTGATGGGGCGCGCCTCCCACTGGGCCCCCACCGCCCGCTGGCTCTCCGAGCGCCACCGCGCCGTCGCGCTCGACCAGCGCGGCCACGGCCAGAGCGGTAAGCCCCCGCAGGCCGCCTACACCCGCGAGGCCTACGTCCAGGACGCCGAGGCCGCCGTCGAACAACTCGGCCTGGCCCCCGTCTTGCTCGTCGGTCATGCCATGGGTGCGCTGACCGCCTGGCAGCTCGCCGCCAAGCGCCCCGACCTGGTGCGCGGGCTGATCATCTGCGACATGCGGGCCTCCGCCCTCGGCACCGCCTCGCAGCAGGAGTGGGCCGACTGGTTCCGGTCCTGGCCCGTCCCCTTCGCCACCCTCGCCGACGTACGCAAGTGGTTCGGCGAGGACGACCCCCGGGCGGAGCGCCCCAACCCGGCCCGCGGGGCCTTCTACGCCGAGGTGATGCACGAGAGCGGCGACGGCTGGCGGCCCGTCTTCGAGTCGGAGCAGATGCTCAGGTCCCGTGAGACCTGGGTGTACGACGCGCACTGGGAGGAGTTGGCCCAGGTCGGCTGTCCCGCCCTGGTGGTGCGCGGAGTGGACGGCGAACTCGGCCGCGCCGAGGCCCAGGAGATGGTCCGGGTCCTGCCCCACGGCGCATACGCCGAGGTGCCGGACGCCGGCCATCTCGCCCACTACGACCATCCGGAGGCCTGGCGGGCGGCCGTCTCACCGTTTCTCGATGCGGTGCTCGGGAGCTGA
- a CDS encoding SIS domain-containing protein, with amino-acid sequence MSDGTPADLFFDAAINLLRRVREEEAEAITAAGTLLADTVAAGGRLFAFGAGHSSLAAQDVVYRAGGLALMNLLAVPGVVGVDVTPATLGSALERVDGLAAAVLDTSPVRAGDALVIISLSGRNALPVEMALNARALGVKVIGVTSAVYASQTKSRHASGTFLKDHCDIVLDSKIAVGDAELTLDTIPAPFAPASTVVTTALMQAVVATAASSLADRGIEPPLLRSGNVDGGHEWNGRVMSEYGDRIFYRR; translated from the coding sequence ATGAGCGACGGCACGCCTGCCGACCTGTTCTTCGACGCCGCCATCAACCTGCTGCGACGGGTCCGGGAGGAGGAAGCGGAGGCGATCACGGCGGCCGGCACGCTACTCGCCGACACCGTTGCCGCCGGGGGCCGGCTGTTCGCCTTCGGCGCCGGGCACTCCTCCCTGGCCGCCCAGGACGTCGTCTACCGGGCCGGCGGCCTCGCCCTGATGAACCTCCTCGCCGTACCCGGGGTCGTCGGCGTCGACGTCACCCCGGCCACCCTCGGCTCCGCGCTCGAACGCGTCGACGGCCTCGCCGCCGCCGTGCTCGACACCTCGCCGGTCCGGGCCGGCGACGCACTCGTGATCATCTCCCTGTCCGGCCGCAACGCCCTGCCCGTCGAGATGGCTCTCAACGCCCGCGCCCTGGGTGTCAAGGTGATCGGCGTGACCTCGGCCGTATACGCCTCGCAGACCAAGTCCCGGCACGCCTCCGGCACCTTCCTGAAGGACCACTGCGACATCGTGCTCGACTCGAAGATCGCGGTCGGCGACGCGGAACTCACCCTCGACACCATCCCAGCGCCCTTCGCCCCCGCATCCACCGTGGTCACCACGGCCCTCATGCAGGCGGTCGTGGCGACCGCCGCATCCTCCCTGGCCGACCGCGGCATCGAACCCCCGCTGCTGCGCTCCGGCAACGTGGACGGCGGTCACGAATGGAACGGCAGGGTGATGTCGGAGTACGGCGACCGCATCTTCTACCGACGCTGA
- a CDS encoding bifunctional DNA primase/polymerase: MEETIAGAEDTQIAGHIPQQRGESLLETAVRYAEERHWDVCPGTWLEAAEGVPYCSCGDASCPAPGAHPARPDWAAQATGSATVARRMWQKQPTASILLPTGRTFDALSVPESAGFLALARMERMESTLGPVTLTPDRRMQFFVLPGASAKVPDLVRKLGWSLASLDLVTLGEGSYVAAPPTRFGSRGAVQWACRPTPANRWLPDAEELISPLSYACGRDR; the protein is encoded by the coding sequence GTGGAAGAGACGATCGCGGGCGCCGAAGACACTCAGATTGCCGGTCACATTCCGCAGCAGCGCGGGGAATCGCTGCTGGAGACCGCCGTACGCTACGCCGAGGAGCGGCACTGGGACGTGTGCCCGGGCACCTGGCTGGAAGCCGCCGAAGGAGTGCCGTACTGCTCGTGCGGCGACGCCTCTTGCCCTGCGCCGGGTGCACACCCCGCGCGCCCCGATTGGGCGGCCCAGGCCACCGGCAGTGCGACCGTCGCGCGCCGGATGTGGCAGAAGCAGCCGACGGCGTCGATCCTGCTGCCGACGGGGCGGACCTTCGACGCGCTGTCCGTCCCGGAGAGCGCCGGATTCCTGGCTCTCGCCCGGATGGAGCGGATGGAGTCGACGCTCGGGCCGGTCACCCTGACTCCCGATCGTCGGATGCAGTTCTTCGTGCTGCCGGGGGCTTCCGCGAAAGTACCGGACCTGGTGCGGAAACTCGGATGGTCCCTGGCCTCGCTGGACCTGGTCACGCTGGGGGAAGGAAGCTACGTGGCTGCTCCCCCGACCCGGTTCGGCTCTCGCGGCGCCGTGCAGTGGGCGTGCCGGCCCACGCCCGCGAACCGGTGGCTACCGGATGCCGAGGAGTTGATCTCACCGCTCTCCTACGCCTGCGGCCGGGATCGCTGA
- a CDS encoding ABC transporter ATP-binding protein, with the protein MTEAAVRIRGLWKRFGQQVAVGGIDLELPAGKFIGLVGPNGAGKTTTLSMVTGLLRPDEGTVEIAGHDVWRDPVSIKARIGVLPEGLRLFERLSGRELLGYSGRLRGLPGDEVDKRATQLLDVLDLAGAQHKLVVDYSTGMRKKIGLAAALLHNPEVLFLDEPFEGVDPVSAQTIRGVLERYTASGATVVFSSHVMELVESLCDWIAVMAAGRIRAAGTLDEVRGVHPTLQGAFLELVGANGRDTGSHLDWLGGGAAR; encoded by the coding sequence ATGACCGAAGCAGCGGTACGCATACGGGGGCTCTGGAAGCGGTTCGGGCAGCAAGTCGCTGTCGGGGGGATCGATCTGGAGTTGCCTGCTGGAAAGTTCATCGGGCTGGTCGGGCCCAACGGGGCCGGGAAGACCACGACGCTGTCCATGGTGACGGGGCTGCTGCGACCCGACGAGGGGACCGTGGAGATCGCCGGGCACGACGTGTGGCGGGATCCGGTGTCCATCAAGGCACGCATCGGAGTGCTGCCCGAGGGGCTTCGGCTGTTCGAGCGGCTTTCCGGACGGGAACTGCTCGGGTACTCCGGCCGGCTGCGCGGGCTGCCGGGGGACGAGGTCGACAAGCGGGCAACCCAGTTGCTGGACGTGCTCGACCTAGCGGGGGCCCAGCACAAGCTCGTGGTCGACTACTCAACCGGCATGCGCAAGAAGATCGGGCTCGCCGCCGCCCTCCTACACAACCCTGAAGTGCTCTTCCTCGACGAGCCGTTCGAAGGCGTGGATCCGGTGTCCGCACAGACGATCCGGGGCGTGCTGGAGCGGTACACCGCCTCCGGCGCCACCGTGGTCTTCTCCTCCCACGTCATGGAACTGGTCGAATCCCTGTGTGACTGGATCGCGGTCATGGCGGCCGGCCGCATCCGCGCCGCCGGGACACTGGACGAGGTCCGCGGAGTGCATCCCACCCTGCAGGGGGCGTTTCTGGAACTGGTGGGGGCCAACGGCCGGGACACCGGCTCCCATCTGGACTGGCTGGGCGGCGGGGCGGCCCGATGA
- a CDS encoding PAS domain-containing protein — MSTSRRSGTTNELGPDEPGGSDLLAALLDGMDAALCAFDADGVVTHWNREAERILGWTAAEAVGRQGFAGWAVRTADAEEVQARLMSAMHAPGRQVHEFALVTKDGGRVLVRTQSAAVRGHEGEPAGVYCAFSEVHAQIDLERSIALSEALLEDAAWGVVLVDADLRPAVVNTHAARALGTGRASALGRPLGELLVRGVEELEAALTHVLAEGAPPAPADMWVTVRTPEGENRRCWRSGFVRLASPLAEEPVPLGVGWLFQDVTEAKQGQQEGALLRFRTNQLHRAARAAAECEDPVEAATVQLDFALAGFADHALIDRVAAGPRAGTTQTPDRVRLVRLAATPGGAPGPSLLTGAAGLPVCYEEGHPALNCVERAGTVRADAEAGPPRHAREWALARQWPDDAVHALCVALRSRGRTLGAVTFLRGAGRSRFERSDVAYAEDVAGRIAVALDLSEALGGKARE, encoded by the coding sequence GTGAGTACTTCGCGGCGGAGTGGGACCACGAATGAGCTGGGGCCGGACGAGCCTGGTGGGTCCGATCTGCTCGCCGCTCTGCTCGACGGCATGGACGCGGCGCTGTGTGCCTTCGACGCCGACGGGGTCGTCACGCACTGGAACCGGGAGGCGGAGCGCATCCTGGGCTGGACCGCGGCGGAGGCGGTGGGGCGGCAGGGGTTCGCCGGCTGGGCGGTGCGTACCGCCGACGCCGAGGAGGTTCAGGCCCGGCTGATGTCCGCGATGCACGCGCCGGGACGGCAGGTGCACGAGTTCGCGCTCGTCACCAAGGACGGCGGTCGGGTGTTGGTGCGGACGCAGTCCGCCGCCGTACGGGGGCACGAGGGGGAGCCCGCGGGTGTCTATTGCGCGTTCAGCGAGGTGCACGCCCAGATCGACCTGGAGCGGTCGATCGCGTTGAGCGAGGCGTTGCTGGAGGACGCGGCGTGGGGCGTCGTGCTCGTCGACGCGGACCTGCGGCCCGCTGTGGTGAACACGCATGCGGCGCGGGCCCTCGGTACCGGGCGCGCCTCCGCGCTCGGGCGCCCGCTCGGGGAACTGCTCGTGCGGGGCGTTGAGGAGCTGGAGGCCGCGCTCACGCACGTGCTGGCGGAGGGAGCGCCGCCTGCACCCGCCGATATGTGGGTGACCGTGCGCACCCCGGAGGGGGAGAACCGGCGCTGCTGGCGGAGCGGCTTCGTGCGGCTGGCCTCGCCCCTCGCGGAGGAACCGGTACCACTCGGGGTCGGCTGGTTGTTCCAGGACGTGACTGAGGCCAAGCAGGGCCAACAGGAAGGGGCGCTGCTGCGATTCCGTACGAACCAGTTGCACCGTGCGGCCCGAGCCGCCGCCGAGTGCGAGGACCCGGTGGAGGCCGCCACCGTCCAGTTGGACTTCGCCCTCGCCGGTTTCGCCGATCATGCGCTGATCGACCGGGTGGCGGCCGGTCCACGCGCGGGGACCACGCAGACGCCGGATCGGGTGCGGCTGGTGCGGCTCGCCGCCACACCCGGCGGAGCGCCGGGACCGAGCCTGCTCACGGGTGCTGCCGGGCTACCGGTGTGCTACGAGGAGGGGCATCCGGCGCTGAACTGTGTGGAGCGGGCCGGCACGGTGCGCGCGGATGCCGAGGCGGGTCCGCCGCGGCACGCCCGGGAGTGGGCGCTGGCGCGGCAGTGGCCCGATGACGCGGTGCACGCACTGTGCGTGGCGCTGCGCAGTCGGGGGCGGACGCTGGGGGCGGTGACGTTCCTGCGCGGGGCCGGCCGTAGCCGCTTCGAGCGGTCCGACGTGGCATACGCGGAGGACGTGGCGGGGCGCATCGCGGTGGCGCTGGATCTGTCGGAGGCGCTGGGCGGGAAGGCGCGGGAGTGA
- a CDS encoding metal-dependent transcriptional regulator, translating into MSGLIDTTEMYLRTILELEEEGVVPMRARIAERLDQSGPTVSQTVARMERDGLVSVASDRHLELTDEGRRLATRVMRKHRLAECLLVDVIGLEWEQVHAEACRWEHVMSEAVERRVLQLLRHPTESPYGNPIPGLEELGEKDGADPFLDESMVSLADLDAGTDGKTVVVRRIGEPIQTDAQLMYTLRRAGVQPGSVVSVTESAGGVLVGSGGEAAELEADVASHVFVAKR; encoded by the coding sequence ATGTCCGGACTGATCGACACCACGGAGATGTATCTCCGCACCATCCTCGAACTTGAAGAGGAAGGCGTCGTCCCCATGCGCGCCCGCATCGCGGAGCGACTCGATCAGAGCGGGCCGACGGTGAGCCAGACGGTGGCGCGGATGGAGCGCGACGGTCTGGTGTCCGTGGCGAGCGACCGGCATCTGGAGCTGACCGACGAGGGCAGGAGACTGGCGACGCGCGTCATGCGCAAGCACCGGCTGGCCGAGTGCCTCCTCGTCGACGTGATCGGCCTGGAGTGGGAGCAGGTGCACGCGGAGGCCTGCCGCTGGGAGCACGTGATGAGTGAGGCCGTGGAGCGCAGAGTCCTGCAACTGCTGCGCCACCCCACCGAGTCGCCCTACGGCAACCCGATCCCGGGACTGGAGGAGCTGGGCGAGAAGGACGGGGCCGACCCGTTCCTGGACGAGAGCATGGTCTCCCTGGCCGACCTGGATGCGGGCACCGACGGCAAGACGGTCGTCGTGCGCCGCATCGGCGAGCCGATCCAGACGGACGCGCAGCTGATGTACACGCTGCGGCGGGCGGGTGTGCAGCCCGGTTCCGTGGTGAGCGTGACGGAGTCGGCCGGTGGGGTGCTGGTGGGCAGCGGTGGTGAGGCGGCCGAGCTGGAGGCGGACGTCGCCTCGCACGTGTTCGTCGCCAAGCGCTGA
- a CDS encoding GNAT family N-acetyltransferase, whose amino-acid sequence MTLIRLATVDGDLMIEQWRHVHNMIVPPAAMSLEDARVRQGRYRLENAYLGDALVGCSTMRPPVGEEAVATVIARVLPEFRGRGFGTALYENALAHARLLGAGAIETCVLAVNADGLRFAERRGFLEIDRYALDGERDEWVDLRLETVGAAGDG is encoded by the coding sequence ATGACCTTGATCCGACTCGCCACCGTCGACGGTGACCTCATGATCGAGCAGTGGCGGCACGTCCACAACATGATCGTGCCGCCCGCGGCGATGTCGCTGGAGGACGCCCGGGTGCGGCAGGGGCGGTACCGACTGGAAAACGCCTATCTCGGGGACGCGCTCGTCGGGTGCTCCACTATGCGGCCGCCCGTGGGGGAGGAGGCGGTGGCCACCGTCATCGCGCGGGTGCTGCCCGAGTTCCGGGGGCGCGGGTTCGGGACCGCGCTGTACGAGAACGCGCTGGCCCACGCGCGTCTGCTCGGCGCCGGGGCGATCGAGACGTGTGTGCTGGCGGTGAACGCGGACGGGTTGCGGTTCGCCGAGCGACGCGGATTCCTGGAGATCGACCGGTACGCGCTGGACGGGGAGCGGGACGAGTGGGTGGACCTGCGGCTGGAGACGGTCGGGGCGGCCGGGGACGGCTGA
- the purU gene encoding formyltetrahydrofolate deformylase: MNEQSAPAAAPADQYVLTLSCPDKQGIVHAVSSYLFMTGCNIEDSQQFGDHDTGLFFMRVHFSAEAPVTVDKLRASFAAVGDSFHMDWQINRADEKTRILLMVSKFGHCLNDLLFRARTGALPVEIVGVVSNHTEFEELVGSYNIPFHHIPVTRETKPEAEAKLLQIVRDAEVELVVLARYMQVLSDDLCKRLSGRIINIHHSFLPSFKGAKPYHQAHARGVKLIGATAHYVTADLDEGPIIEQEVERVRHDVTPDQLVAIGRDVECQALARAVKWHAERRILLNGRRTVVFA, from the coding sequence ATGAACGAGCAGTCCGCGCCCGCCGCCGCCCCGGCCGACCAGTACGTCCTCACTCTCTCCTGCCCGGACAAGCAGGGCATCGTGCACGCCGTGTCCAGTTATCTGTTCATGACCGGCTGCAACATCGAGGACAGCCAGCAGTTCGGCGACCACGACACGGGTCTGTTCTTCATGCGCGTCCACTTCTCGGCCGAGGCACCGGTGACGGTGGACAAACTGCGGGCCAGCTTCGCCGCCGTCGGCGACTCCTTCCACATGGACTGGCAGATCAACCGGGCCGACGAGAAGACGCGCATCCTGCTCATGGTCAGCAAGTTCGGGCACTGCCTGAACGACCTGCTCTTCCGCGCTCGCACCGGTGCGCTCCCGGTGGAGATCGTGGGCGTGGTGTCCAATCACACTGAGTTCGAAGAGCTGGTGGGCTCGTACAACATCCCCTTCCACCACATTCCGGTGACCAGGGAGACCAAGCCGGAGGCCGAGGCGAAGCTGCTGCAGATCGTGCGCGATGCGGAGGTCGAACTGGTCGTCCTCGCCCGCTACATGCAGGTCCTCTCGGACGACCTGTGTAAGCGGCTCAGCGGCCGGATCATCAACATCCACCACTCCTTCCTGCCGAGCTTCAAGGGCGCGAAGCCGTACCACCAGGCGCACGCGCGAGGCGTCAAGCTGATCGGCGCCACGGCCCACTATGTGACGGCCGACCTCGACGAAGGGCCGATCATCGAGCAGGAGGTCGAGCGGGTGCGGCATGACGTGACGCCGGACCAGCTGGTGGCGATCGGTCGGGACGTGGAGTGCCAGGCGCTGGCGCGTGCGGTGAAGTGGCACGCCGAGCGGAGGATTCTCCTCAACGGGCGCCGGACGGTGGTGTTCGCGTAG